The Silene latifolia isolate original U9 population chromosome X, ASM4854445v1, whole genome shotgun sequence genome contains the following window.
TGTAGGTTAATTGTTTTTCTGACTTTTTGGAGACAAGGAAAACAGCAAAAGAAGGAGTTGTCATTAACACATTTACATTCGTGAatgttgattttgaatggaaaGCGACTATCAAGGGTGATAAGGAATCGGGATTTTACACAATGTTTCACATGCTCACATATGAAGGGAATCACGAGCAAGGATTGTATGTGGTTAACAAGAAATGTGAGAGGATTCCTATATGGCTTGAGATGGTTGCTATTTTGTTGATGTCAGATGTCAACGAGTCAAGAGCATCTCTTTTGGAAAAAGTGGGAACTTTCAAAGGAGTATATCGGAAGTAGAGAAAGAAGTTTTAAAATTGAAGATCGGGGAAGAAAAGGGTTAAAACAAAGTAAATTCATTTGGTCCTTctcgaaacaaataaaagaacaattGATTGATTATAGATGGATTTAGCAAACAATTCTAGATGGATTTGTTCGATAATCTAATGTTTAGATAGCTGTTATTGATTGTTTGAACAAATTTGATGTAGCTGTCATTGATTGATTTGAACAAGTTAGTGTTTTTGTAATGCCTTTAAGCTGTTATTGTAATATCTCTAGacagttattcaaatgatcaaatgcaattattctatcagccttcatgtagctgattattgtaaagcgtttgcccaattattttaaagcatacctctgattattttaaagctctcatgtatcgattattgtaaagctctttcccaattattttaaagcatatccttgattattgtaacaaattggcaagtgcaaagcattatcaattacagtaaagcattatcaaattaatatatttatggaaaaaatCGAACGATTGCGAATAAACTCAAAGATCAATTATTataaagcataattgtgattattgtatagttttcacattattattgtaatagcgcaaggtattattaaatgaacaaaatcagaacaattgcaaaaAAATTCAACATCAATTAATGTAAAGCATAACTTTGATTATTGTAAAAGTCTAACACACTTATTGTAAAGTATACCCCTGATTACTTGTAAAAAAGTCTAACACAATTATTTTGCAATCTTGCGGTTATTTGTAAAGCATAATATGGATTATTTTAAAACGTAatcttgattattttaaagcgtaatgcatttttcatttttcattcttcttcttcatcttcatcctccatttcattttcctcttcatcttcttcctccaaaGCATGCTCAACAAACGGATTTGGACAGTTTCTCTTGTCATGGTGTCCCATTTGTTTGCAGTTATTACATAGCCTCTTCGGTTTGCTCGCCTTCTCAATTGCCTTATCCTTGTTTGATTTCATTCTCATGCCGCTTCCTTTGTTTTTTGCAATCTTGGGTGGAAGAACAGTAATATTTGATTTTGCTGAACAACCTAAGAGCATTTCCAGTTCTTGATCCTTTGTCAAGCTCTCTTTGGTTGGATTTATTTTCTCTCGGAATTGTAAAAGCATCAAACTTAGCTCCTTGATTCGATTATCAGGCATCGAGTTAAGAACACTTATTGTTGCATAAAACTCTGACCATACCCTTGATAATTCCAATTTTCTCAAATCAGTGGGATCGTAGTCTTGCAATAACTTTCCATCCAGTCCATACAAaggctttctatatgatttcttcGTCCATCTACTTTCGATGTCTTTGCTCGGTATGCTTTGCAGTCCTTTTCCTGATATAATCCATATAATGTGTTTACAAAGGATTCCTTTCCTCTCAAACATCTTGCACGTACATGTTGTTTCCTTTGATTCATTATTGTGAGCAACCTGCATGCACAGTGTAGTTATTTTAAAAGGCAGTCATAGTTATTATATAGTTCAACATGAATTATTTTATGCAGACTAGCAATTAACACCAAGGTAGAAGTCCTTCAGTTTTTTTATGTTCAACATGTACTTGccaattattgtaaagcatacctctgattattttaaTCTAATGTTTAGATAGCTGTTATTGATTGTTTAACAAATTTGATGTAGCTGTCATTGATTGACTGAACAAGTTAGTGTTTTTGTAATGCCTTTAAGCTGTTATTGTAATATCTCTAGacagttattcaaatgatcaaatgcaattattctatcagccttcatgtagctgattattgtaaagcgtttgcccaattattttaaagcatacctctgattattttaaagctctcatgtatctgattattgtaaagctcttccccaattattttaaagcatatccttgattattgtaacaaattggcaagtgtaaagcattatcaattactgtaaagcattatcaaattaatatatttatggaaaaaaatcagaacaattgcaaataaactcaacatcaattattgtaaagcataattgtgattattgtatagttttcacatgattattgtAATGGTAAAAGACGGTTATTGTATTCTTTTATCACAGTTATTGTATGTTAAAGTAAAAAGACAGTTATGTTTATAAAATTGAATAACCTGAAATACTCTATGCTTCCTGTAGGCATCTTCAACATTTATAATGTGCATGTTTCCTTGCTCAGAAAATCCAACAACGGCACACGAACAGGGAGCCATTTGCACTTGCTCTTGGAACTCATAGAAAACagtatgtgtgtagattttagagGCATGTTTTTCAATCATTGTCTTAGAAGAAACCTGTGGCAATGTCTTTTTGTCACTTGCAAAGCATCAAGAAATCGTGATTATAGCGTTGTTGTTCCATTGCACTCAAAACGCAACCAAAATTCTACAAGTGTGCCGTCTATGCTCTCAAATCTTTTGAAATAACTGTTTTgactctctgatctttgtgtaGTCTTCAAAAGGCAGCCTAAAGGCAAATCCCTAAAGTAAGCAGGTATCCATTTGTGCCTTTTGCCATACATGTATGTCAACCAAGTATTATCATTCAACTCAAAGTCATTAATCACTTGagtccatttttcttcaaactCAATGGGTTCCAAGTCAGTATCCCAAACAACTCCGCATATCCGCTCAACAAAGTCAGTCTCCTTACAAATCTGTGACTCAACTTTATCGGTAAGttttttcattatatgccacatgcgaTAGCGATGTCTTGCTTGCTTGAATACGAACGCACCCGAGTTTAATTGCGGATCTTGATCGGTAAGAAGAATCGAGGTTCCTTGTTGCCCATACAATCAAGGAACTTCTTAAGCACCCAAATGAATGACCCATCGTTCTCATGATCGACAAGTGCAGCAAAGCAAAAGTCGATTTTTTGTGGTTGTCAACACCAGTGAATGGGGTGAAGGCCATGCGGTACTTGTTAGTACCGTAAGTAGGATCAAAGGTGATGGTGTCCCCAAACAAGGAATAATTCATTCTTGCTTGTGCATCTGCCCAAAAGAGTTTAGCCAAACAATTATCCTCATCAACTTGGTAAGCATAGTAAAAGCCATCTTGCGTTTGAGAAAGCGCCTTTAAATAATCGAGAATCATGTCAGCATCATTCTCACctatataacatttaatatttcttttGAAGTTCTTGAAATCTGTGAGAGATGCACCAATGTTTGCATACCCATTTGATTGTTCCGCCAGAATTCTAAAAGTCCTGGTAGCCCCGATGTTGAGTTtacaattgttaacaattgtcTGCTTCATGTAAAGGTTAAGTGTTCTTACGTTTTTCTGGAATTCCCGTTCTTTGAGTGAGCAGAGCTTGTGATTATGACCTTCATAAAACGTATCAATAGCATACCCTATTAGCTCCTTAAGGTCATTGAATACAGCACAAAACCGTATTTTTGCCTTGCAACCaaatcttgttatttttgttttctttggctCTACAGaccttttcctcttttttttctcttctgtgttttcaaattcaacaacaggtttgagTTTTTTGCGATCCTCTTTGAATCCATGTCTGTTGCAGACCATTGATTTTTTGTCTATCAAACCATCACGGAATCTTGTTTGTGTGTACTTCCTTGGTATGAAACCACAAGCCACAGCATATAAATTGTAAAACTCTATTGCCTCCTCCAGCTTTACAAACATTAACCCCAGAGCAGGTTTGAAACCATTTTCTACCATCCTATTCCACTCCTCACTGCCACCTGGAGTATATCTCAATCCCAGATTATGGATAGTATTTTCTCTGTTTCGGGCCTTAGATGAGGTGTAGAAAAAGTTGTTGCATTGGTAGTATTAATTTCAATGCCTGGAAACATTAAAACAGGAGAACTGTTATGGTATTATTAATTTCAATATCTTAGATTctatacaaaacaaaacaatacaacCTCTGCAGCAGCAGTTATTTTAACGTTATttttcagttattgtattatacaaatacaattattctatcagagaggggagtgttttaatgaaattggtagcctagtccactacaatacacacacagttattttaatgtagtattaaagttatttcattattaaagagtagttattgtaaggatttttggtggatcctataaagtagtatttattatgaaaaaaacaatctctgttacagcaattattttaacgttataatgcagttattgtattatacaaatgcaattattctatcagagaggggagggttttagtgaaattggtagcctagtccaccacaacgcacacacagttattttaatgtagtattaaagttatttcattattaaagaatagttattgtaaggatttttttgtcagatcctataaaatagtatttattatgaaaaacACAATCGGCAATGAcaattattttaacgttataatgcgagttattgtattatacaaatgcaattattctatcgaGAGGGGGAAGGgttttagtgaaattggtagcctagtccaccacaatgcacactgattattttaatgtaatatcaaagttatttcattattaaagagtagttattgtaaggattttttttgtcagatcctataaaatagtatttattatgaaaaacACAATCAGGCAAAAcaattattttaacgttataatgcgttattgtattatacaaatgcaattattctatcgaGGGGGAAGGgttttagtgaaattggtagcctagtccaccacaatgcacacacggttattttaatgtaataacaAAGTTATTTTAATCGTAAGGcgattattgtattattgtaatcCAATTATTCAAATACTAGATATTGAATGATATCATGAATGAAAACCTACATGCAATTACAGTTAAACTTTACATGCAATTCTTGTTATGAAAACAATATGAAAACAACTTACATGCAATCGTAATTTGAACAAAAAACTTATCAACGTAATAACAACAGTTTTTATATCAACATTATGTCACAAATTTATACCTGAATTCATCGTTGTTTGATTATCAGCATTATTATCAATCATAGTAAGCGTTTGATCGCGAATTGAGCATCGTTGAAGTTTGAATTTTATTAGAAAAACACGTAAATTAAGGCGagaatttgttatttgattcaattactgaaattattcgattattaaatcagaaatagggaagaaatatCAATACCTTGATCGAatttgaagaattagggttttcggagaattgTGGATCAAATTTAGAAAaattgatgaacaaattgatagttttaattgaaAGAATCAAAATAATGAACGAATTGTTGATCAAATTTGAAGAAGCGATGAATTTTCTTGATCAAATTTGTTGATCAAAATTTGAAGAACTGATGAAAAAAATTCGGTTGATTTTTTGATGAAACAGAGTGTTTATCAGTAGAGAGAGAAAGGgggagaaagagagagaaagCATTTGGCGATTATGACGGCTAGATTTTTGATAATTGGGTTTTGTCAACTCATTTGCTTATATATGCGGGggaaactcacgaaaagtggcaaactcacaggatcttgcctatatatatatatatatatatatatatatatatatatatatatatatatatatatatatatatatatatagtgttaaGTTCTAATAAGTCCTTCATAATATTTGAatccctaagtctttattagaGCCATAGGATCCTCTAAATGAACCGTCTGGATGAAGTTTCTAATATAGGGTCTTTAGGCgttggaaaaaaaaaggaaaataggaTTAGCATGAGAGAGGGAGTTGTGTCAGGGGACAAAGCTATTACCCACTGTTTATTGTCAACATGCATGTACTTTTAATAACACTTCCTCAACACAATATCAGCAACAACCACCAAATTTAAAATGcacaaaaaaaaacatcaaatttcTTCCTCTCTTTCATGGCGATAACATCCCAAAAACCGCCCTTCAACTAAATTTAAAATCCCgtttcaacaagaacaacaatttGCCAACAAGAACAACAATTTCATATCTCCCGATAATCTTACATGGTCATAATTTGTAGCAAATAAAGTTATTTGTTTTGATCCTACCATTTTCAGCATATCAAAGGTACATGAAGATCTTGAGTCAAGAACAACAACAAGCCTGATAAAGTGCGTACTCCAACATCAACAATGGCTGACATGCAAGTTGTAAATGATGATCGATGGTAATTATTAACATTTAATAATTTTTTATCTGTTTATGTTTTAAAAATCTAAACTCTCTATATTAAAAATGAAATACTTGAAAACAATGAACATACATATGAACAAGTTTTGTAGAGCAAATTTTGTAGAGTGTAGAGCAagttttgtaacctaattcatgtACAATGTAACATTCTTGACATCAATGTGTATTGTTTGTATTTTGGTGGATTGTTTGTATTTTGGTAATAGGTTTAAATTTGACTTTAggttcaaatattattttttcccCATTTGAAATTTACGTATCAACACGTGAGTTTGAAAATACGCTTTTTGTTACTTGGAATTAAACATATTtcagttaaaattacagtttCTGAAATTAGAGTTACATAATGGAAAAGTTAAAAATATTCTATTGCAGAAATGGATAAGTTACACTTTAATTTACTGAAGTTACAATTTTcttgattaaagttacacttatttggGTGAGTGCTTGAGGTAGTCTTTGGCTCTCTATTTATGACACCAATATAtggaattacacttttattaTCTAACATTACACTTTTGTTAATTACAGTTATACTTATTTGGAATTACGCTTttgtctgttagaattacactttgttctattaaaattacacttatttatattgTGCTGAAAATACAGTTTttattgttaaaattacacttttgcctGTTAGAATTGCACTttgttctattaaaattacacttatttatattgtgctgaaattacacttttgattgttAAAATTACCATTTTGATTTTTAGGATTACACTTTTTTATATTGCAGTCACACATATTTATATAGTGCTGAAATTTCAGTTTTTATGTTACAGTTACACTTGCGTATATCATTCATTTACAGCTCAAATGCAACTGAACTGATTATCAGAAAATCATTATCCTTTACAATTGTAGGGTGTGTCATGTAGTTAGCCTTTTACTACAATTACACTtatttagaattacactttttcctgttagaattacactttattctattaaaattacacttatttatattgtgctgaaattacacttttgatttttagaattacacttttgatatTTGTAATTACAACATTGTCAACTAGAATTACACTCTTATTCACTGAAGTTAAACTTTTGTTTGTTAAAGTTACCCCTAATGTTTAACTTACACTTTAGGTCTGGATGACAGTTGCACTTTTTGTTGTCTTCTGTTTAAATTACAATtttctttattaaaattacatatTTGTTGTCTAAGATGAAGCTTGTGGAGAATATTGTTTCAACCATTGACAGATACTGCTCAGGACAATAGCAAAAGAAAGCCAAATGAGGAGGAATTTTGCAGGGTAGTGGAAGAAAAGTTTACACCATATATTGGGCAGGAATTTTTGGAAATCGAGGAAGCAGTAACATTCTATAAGATCTATGCAATTGCTTGCGGTTTCGATGTACGGAAATACACGACCAAAAGATGGCGTGACGGGTAAATCAAGTCAAAGCTGTTGGTTTGCAACCGAGAAGGGTTCAAATATAAAAAAGAAATAGAGAGAAGTGGGCGTCAGGATGGGGTGCGAAAGCACAAAGTCAGGCGCGTGGGATGCAAAGCGAGGATTCgactatttatgaagaatggggGGTTATTCATTGATCGCTTTCATGCAGGACACAACCATGAGCTCATATCAGCCAGGGATAGAGAGTTTCAGAAGTTGTCATGCAACTTAACAGATTACCACAAAATGATTATCCTTTATAATTATAGGGTGAGTGCTTGAGGTAGTCTTTGGCTCTCTATTTATGACACCAATCTAtggaattacacttttattaTCTAACATTACACTTTTGTTAATTACAGTTATACTTATTTGGAATTACGCTTttgtctgttagaattacactttgttctattaaaattacacttatttatattgtgctgaaattacagtttttattgttaaaattacacttttgactgttagaattacacttttttatatTGCAGTCACACATATTTATATAGTGCTGAAATTTCAGTTTTTATGTTACAGTTACACTTACGTATATCATTCATTTACAGCTCAAATACAACTGAACTGATTATCAGAAAATCATTATCCTTTATAATTGTAGGGTGTGTCATCTAGTTAGCCTTTTATTACAAATACAGTTATTTGCAATTACACTTTtgcctgttagaattacactttgttctattaaaattacacttatttatattgtgttgaaattacacttttgattgttAAAATTACCATTTtgattgttagaattacacttttttatatTGCAGTCACACATATTTATATAGTCCTGAAATTTCAGTTTTTATGTTACAGTTACACTTACGTATATCATTCATTTACAGCTGAAATGCAACTGAACTGATTATCAGAAAATCATTATCCTTTATAATTGCAGGGTGTGTCATGTAGTTAGCCttttattacaattacacttatttggaattacactttttcctgttagaattacactttgttctattaaaattacacttatttatattgtgctgaaattacacttttggtttttagaattacacctttgacagttagaattacacttttttatataacgctttttaaaattacacttatttgggGCATCATAAAGATGTTTCCTATGCTGATGCCTTAAAGTATATCATTCATTTacagctgaagataggagcaacGAAGACATACAAAATGTTGAAAGAACACGTCaatggttttgagaacattggaGCTACCctaaatgattttaagaactttcacagaAATGTGAAATGTTACATTCATGAACGGGATGGCCAATTGTTCATAGATCACTTTAAGGAAATGGCTGTAAATAAGGAagggttcttctttgactatgatgttgaCTCTGACGGTAGCTTGAGTAGAGCTATTTGGGCTGACAATGCTGCAAGAAGGAATTACTCTGCTTTTGGGGATTGTGTGTCGTTCGATCCAACGTATACAACCAACAAGTATGATATGGCCTTCACACCGTTCACCGGGGTGGATAACCATAAGCGGTCTGTCACATTCTGTGCAGCCCTTGTCGCACATGAGGACGCTGATTCCTTTCAGTGGGTTTTGAAACGTTTCCTGGTGGCAATGGGTGGAAAGGAGCCTAATTAGATTATTACCGGTCAGGATCCAGGCATTTTGAAAGCGGTGCCACTTGTGTTCAAGAAAGCGAGgcaccgattttgcatgtggcatatcatgaacaaaGTGCCTACTAAGTATGGGGTGACAAGAGAAGATTATATTGTATTTATAAGGAAAATAAATACCATTATATGGGATGAGGACATTGAAGCTGCAGAATTCGATGCCAGATGGGAAGAGATAGGCGAAGAACATGGACTCAATAACATTGACTAGTTTAAAGAAATGTTCTCGAAAAGGAACCAGTGGGTAATGGCACATTGCAGGGACCTAGAGATGGGAGCTGTTATGAGGACGACCCAAAGATCAGAGAGTGAAAATAGTTTTTTTAAAAGATTTGAGGGCAAATCAGGTACATTGCTTGAGTTTTTGCTGCGTTTTAAGAGTGCCATGGACCAACAACGGCATACGCATAAGAAGCTTGACAACGAAGACAAGCACACTTCTCCTAAATTGGAGACACATTTGGCTCTTGAGGCTGACGCTGCAAAGGTGTACACTCATAAAGTTTTTAAGGAGTTCCAAGAGGAGGCCAAGTATTCGATTGATACATGTAAGAGTAGAGGTTTTGCCGAAATCGACTCTTTAGAGGTGACTACTGTAAGAGATGCAAGCAGGGACAGGAATTACGATGTTACGTACTGCCCAGGTAAAAGCCTTGAGCACTGAAGTTCTGATCTTTTTCCTGGTTGAAGTTACATTATagttgtgacacccttaaatctagccttaattaattacgtatattctacagaaaaactggtaggatatgtttgtaattggttcaactagccaaaaacctgtaatttcaaaaatttttctaaaccaatcacaacatttccaacattcccagaagcgggtgccaaaacctgcaatgctaatgaactactttacatgccatagctaaataagaaaatagaatgatacaaaccaaaaatagaaaagggagacatatgtcccttcaaattatatacaaaaccaaaagagtaaaaggtttactaatagaatagccaaaactaggtccaaggttccttatgcttactagctcgtctgtgaccccaacaagcatcaacaacctgtcaatcgcattttatacaaacacgaaagccacaattcagtggggagtaacttcgagtcctcccagccacgaatcgtcaaaattaatgtaacatgtagtaaaacatgtaaacaatatgataaataatgtaattatcatgtaaatcTAACCTaagacccctaaactgaccaaactaaactatcatgtgaatcatataattcaaatggtaatccaaactttatcaactgtaaccggcttacatctcacctattacagttcataaaatcaccatacaagaaagggcaatatatcaaagacaggcataagttcttagtacggtcaatagtcactttgtaactcgagtctataccacgaggtagggaaggtaatcgaaccggtatcttggctcagcggttaatattaataaaacatggccaagagacaacacaaccctagcctaaaatctgcgctgacctagacatgcggatacacaccaccgcacccaagacccacaactttttttaaaacaaagtgaagtgagtaccctaaggagtccaccaaagggttggctagtacttaagctgaccacttactatcaaaataaaatcgaggtcatgccccaacttggatataaatccactagtcgggaacacaaaggctatcaagcagtgaacatatactcgtcaaagactataaagacctatctatgatgaaggccgaaatactcacctaggacctagtcactaGTCCcagacttgaatactttagcccacaccacacaagactcgccacacaagtcaagtaagacacccacttaaccataagagggcaaaaagtccaactaccaacataaattctaacattctatcatgtg
Protein-coding sequences here:
- the LOC141616864 gene encoding protein FAR1-RELATED SEQUENCE 5-like, with amino-acid sequence MVENGFKPALGLMFVKLEEAIEFYNLYAVACGFIPRKYTQTRFRDEEKKKRKRSVEPKKTKITRFGCKAKIRFCAVFNDLKELIGYAIDTFYEGHNHKLCSLKEREFQKNVRTLNLYMKQTIVNNCKLNIGATRTFRILAEQSNGYANIGASLTDFKNFKRNIKCYIGENDADMILDYLKALSQTQDGFYYAYQVDEDNCLAKLFWADAQARMNYSLFGDTITFDPTYGTNKYRMAFTPFTGVDNHKKSTFALLHLSIMRTMGHSFGCLRSSLIICKETDFVERICGVVWDTDLEPIEFEEKWTQVINDFELNDNTWLTYMYGKRHKWIPAYFRDLPLGCLLKTTQRSESQNSYFKRFESIDGTLVEFWLRFECNGTTTL